Part of the Vicinamibacterales bacterium genome is shown below.
GATCGAGGTGCGGCGGCTCTCCTCGGCCGATGGCGCGCCGGTCACGGCCGTCTTCACGGTGTCGCCCGATCCGAAGGTGCCCACGGTCTACCGGGTGGACGTCCCCGTGGCGCCGGGCGAGACCGCCAGCGAGAACAACACGCGCAGCGTGCTCGTGGAGCCGCCGGGCCGCCCGCGCCGGCTCCTCCTCGTCGAGGGCGCGCCGGGCTACGAGCACACCTTCCTGAAGCGCGCGCTCGCCCACGACACGAGCCTGGACGTCGACTCGGTCATCAGGAAGGGGCAGACCGACGACGGCGCGCCCACCTTCTTCGTGCAGGCGGCCGCGTCCAGGGCCGGAGCACTCGCCGCCGGCTACCCGCGCACGCGCGCCGACCTCTTCGCCTACGACGCCGTGGTGTTCGGCAACGTGGACGCCGCGTTCTTCTCGAAGGAGCAACTCGAGGCGACGGCCGACTTCGTGGCCGTGCGAGGCGGCGGCCTGCTGGTGCTGGGTGGGCGGTCGTTCGACCGGGAGGGCCTCGCCGGCACGCCGATCGACGAAGTGCTGCCGGTGGACATGTCCGATCGGCGCGCCACCGTGGCCCGCGCGTCCACGGGCGAGCCGGGCGGCGCCGGCGTGCGCCTGACGCCGGACGGTGCCGACCATCCGGCGACGCGGCTCGGGGCATCGGCCGACGAAGCGGCCCGCCGCTGGGCCGCGCTGCCGCCGCTGGCGGCCGTCTCGGCCGTGGGCGGACCACGGCCGGGCGCGCTCGTGCTCGTCACGAGCGGCACCGCGACCGACGCGCGGCCGCTCGTCACGGTCCAGCGCTACGGTCAGGGCCGCGCGATGGTGTTCGCGGGCGAGGCCTCGTGGCACTGGCGCATGATGCTTCCGGCGTCGGACGCGACCTACGATACGATCTGGCGTCAGATGACCCGCTGGCTCGCGCGCGGCTCCCTCGATCGGGTGTCGGTCGTCGCGCTCGGCAACCCCTCGCCGGGCACGGCCGAGACGGCGCCCGTGCTCGTGCGGGACGAGGCGTTCCAGCCGGTGGACGACGCCGAGGTGCAGGTGGTGGTCACGACCCCGGGCGGGGACGAGACCCGGCTTACGGCCACGCTCGCCGACGCCGCGGACGGCCGCTACGAAGTGCCCGTCCGTTTCGAGGACGCCGGCGTCTATCGGGTGTCGGCCGACGCGCGGCGCGGGACCGACCGCCTGGGCACGGCCGAACGCACGGTGCTCGCGGGCGGCGCCGATCCCGAGATGGCCGATCCGCGGTTGAACGAGGCCGTGCTGCAGCGCCTGTCGGCGCGGACGGGCGGCGAGTACGTGCGGCCGGACGGGGTGGACGCCATCCCGCCGAAGCTCGCGGTGGCCAGGGTCGTCGACGGGCCGCCGGAGCTGCGCGATCTGTGGCACGGGGCGTGGAGCCTGCTGGCCGTGATCGGGATCCTGGCCGCGGAGTGGACGCTCAGGCGCCGGATGGGGCTCGTATGATGCGCTGGTCGATGCTCGCCGCTCTCCTCGCCTGCTGGCCCGCCACGCCCGGCGCCGCGCAGGGCGTCGCGCCGCCAGCGTCGCGCGACGGCCGCTGGGCGGTCGTCGTCAGCGGCGCCTCCGGCGGGCCCGCCTACGCGAAGCAACTGGCGACGTGGCGCGACGCCATCCAGTCCGCGCTGACAGGGCGCTTCGGCTTCGCGCCCGCGCATGTCCTGCAACTCGTGGACGAGACCGCGCGCGAGTCCGGCACGCCGGCCACCGCCGAGCAGGTGCGCAAGCTCTTCACCTCGCTCAAGGGCCAGGTGGGGAAGGACGATCTCGTCCTGCTCGTGCTCCTGGGGCACGGCACCTTCGACGGGCAGCAGGCCAAGTTCAACCTGGTGGGGCCCGATCTCACGGCGGCCGACTGGCGGGCCCTGCTCGACGGGCTGCCCGGGCGCGTGGTGGTGGTGAACACGACCGAATCGAGCGCGCCGTTCATGGAGGCGCTGGCCGCCAAGGGCCGTATCGTCATCACGGCGACCGAGACGGCGGCGCAGAAGTACGCCACGGTGTTCCCCGAGTACTTCGTCAAGGCGCTCGGCGATGCCCAGTCGGATCTCGACAAGAACGGCCGCACCTCGATCTGGGAGCTCTTCTCGGCGGCCAGCGGCGCCGTCGCGCGCCACTACGAGGAACGCGCCCAGCTCACGACCGAGCGGGCCATGCTGAGCGACACCGGCGACCGGACGGGTGTGCAGGCCTCGGCCACCGGGCCGGTCGGTACGATGGCCCGGTCGTTCTTCCTGGATCGCGACGTCGCGTCCGAGAGCGCCGACCCCGAAGTGCGGGCCCTCATCGAGCGCCGCCGTGCGCTCGAAGCCGAGGCCGAGGCGCTCATCCAGCAGAAGCCCGGCGCCGACCCGGCCGCGTGGTCCGCCGAGTTCGAGCGCCTGATGATCGAGCTGGCGCGGGTGTCCCGCGAGGTCAGAAGCCGGTCCTGAGACCCGCCGTCACGACCGGCCGTCCGCCGGTCCGCTCCACCACTCGACCCGCTGCCGCTCGCGGCGGCGGAAGACGAACACGAGGATCGCGCCCGCGCCGAAGCCCGCGGCGTGCGCCCAGAACGCGACGCCGCCCGCCAGCTCGCCCGACTGCACCGGGGAGAGCGTGGCCACGCCGCTCACGAACTGCATCAGGAACCACAGGCCCAGGAGGAACACGGCCGGGATCTCGACGATCGCGAGCGGGAAGGGGACCAGCGTGAGCACGCGCGATCGGGGATAGAGGACGAAGTAGGCGCCCATCACGCCCGCGATGGCGCCCGACGCCCCGACCATCGGCACGGCGGAGTGCGGCGCCGCGACGGTCTGCGCAAGGGCCGCGCTGAGGCCCGTGAGCAGGTAGAAGGCCACGAAGCGGCCATGGCCCATGCGGTCCTCGACGTTGTCGCCGAAGATCCACAGGTAGAGCATGTTGCCGGCCATGTGCATGAAGCCCGCGTGCACGAACATCGACGAGAAGACCGCCCCCCACGCGAACTCCGCGGGCACCAGGCCGAAGGCCTGGACGAAGGCCTCGAGCTCGCGCGGCGGGAGGGTCGTCTCGCGCAGGTAGACGAGCACGTTGACGACGACGATGGCCGTCGTGACCACGGGCGTCGTGCGCGAGGGGATGACGTCGCGAAGTGGAATCATCGAGTGCCGCGGACGGCTGACCGTGCGCCGGGCCGCGCCGTGGGCGCGGGCGTGAATCGCCGGCCGCGCCCCTAGTATCGCGTATGCTGGGATGCTGTCCCAAGGGGACGTCCCTTCGTCATGCGCTGCCGATTCTGTGACACCGAGATCGCCGACAAGGCCCTCATCTGCTATCGCTGCGGCCGGGCCACCTCCGACCCCCGCGTCGCCCCGCCTCCGCCGCCCCGCGGGCGGCCGTGGCTGGCGCTCTCGGGCATCGCGGCGGCCGCCGTGGGCCTGGCGGCGGCGCTGCCGACGGTCGTGCCGCACGACGCGCTCTGGGGCGGCTGGACGGCCGTGGCCGTGGTCGCGACGGGCGCTGCGGCGGCCGTCTGGCGGTCGGCCGGGCGGCGGCGATGAGGCGGCGGGGGCGTGTGGCGCCCCCAGACGGCGCACGTTATGATCGGACCGCCCATGGGTGACCCCCGCCTCGAAGTCAACGATGGCCTTGGCAAGCGCGTCATCCCGATCGACAAGCCCACGACCACGATCGGCCGCCGGACCGAGAGCGACGTCCGCCTCGTGGGCAGCGACGTGTCGCGCGAGCACGCCGAGATCGTGCGCGACGACGCCGGCTTCCTCCTGCGCGACCGTGGATCGCGCTACGGGACCTATGCCAACGGGGCGCCGGTCACCGAGCACCGGCTGACGCACGGCGATCGCGTGCAGTTCGGCCGCACCGGCGGCGCCGAGGTCGTGTTCCTGACCGACGCCGCGGCGTCCGCCTCGGCGACCTCGTCGGCCGGGACGGCCGTCGGCGACATCCGCCAGATGGCCACGCTGCTCGAGGGACTCCGCGCTCTCGGATCGGGCCGCGTCCTCGACGAAGTGCTCGCGCTCGTGCTCGATGCCGCCATCGGCGTCACGGGCGCCGAGCGCGGCTTCATCATGCTCGCCGGCGACGACGGCACGCTCGACCTGAAGCTCGCCCGCGCGCGCGGCCGCGTCACCCTGCCCGGCAATCGGTTCGAGACCAGCCGCAAGATCCCCGAGGAGGTCTACGCCACGGGCGAGCTGAAGGTGGTGGCCGACCTGCTCGAGGGCGACGTCGAGGCCCACCAGGGCACCATCCAGCTCGGCATCCGCCACGTCCTGTGCACGCCGCTCCGAAACGTCCGCTACCTCGACCGGCCCGACCTGCCCGCGGAGACGCGCGCCATCGGCGTGCTCTACCTGGACAGCCGCGAGAAGGGGCAGCTCCTCTCCACCGCCACGCGCAGCGCGCTCGACACGCTGGCCAACGAGGCCGGCGTGGCCATCGAGAACGCGCGCCTCTACCGTGAAACCCTGGAGAAGGCCCGGATCGAGCACGAGCTCCGCATCGCGGCCGAGATCCAGCGGTCGCTCCTGCCGCAGGGCCGACGCGAGGGCCCGCACTTCCAGGCCATGGGCGCGTCGCTGCCGTCGCGCTCGATCGGCGGCGACTTCTTCGACTACGTCGAGATGGACGGCGGCGCGGTGGGCATCGTCCTCGGCGACGTCGCAGGCAAGGGGCCGGCCGCCGCGCTCCTCACCGCCAAGATCCAGGGGCTCTTCTCGGCCCAGGCCGGCGGGAACACGCCCGCCTCGGCGATGCGGCTGGTCAACCAGGGCCTCCTGAAGCGGCAGGTGGACGCCCGCTATGCGACGGTCTTCTATGCCACGCTGTCGGAGGACGGCGGCCTGGCGTTCTGCAACGCGGGCCACAATCCGCCGCTCGTCGTGGGCGCCGCCGGCGCGCGTCCGCTCAACGGCAGCGGGATGCCGGTGGGCCTCTTCGCCGGGGCCACCTACACCGACGAGCAGGCCCACCTGGATCCGGGCGACGTGCTCGTCGTCTACAGCGACGGCGTCACCGAGGCCCTGAACCCGGCCGGCGAGGAGTTCGGCGAGGCCCGCCTCATCGCCGAGGTCACCCGGCACCGGGCGGCGCCGCTCGGCGACCTGCTCCAGCAGATCGTGACCGCCGTGCAGGGCTTCGCGGCCGGCGCGTCCCAGAGCGACGACGTCACCGTGATGGTCGTGCGCTACCTCGGCTCGCCCGGGTCGAGGACGGGGGCATGAACGAACGCCTGATCTACGACTGGAACGCCGTCGCGGCGCCGCCGCGGCCCGGTCCGGTCATGCTCGACGACGAGACGCTGCGCGACGGCCTCCAGTCCCCGTCGGTCCGCACGCCGTCCATCGACGACAAGATCCGCATTCTCCACCTCATCGATGCCCTGGGCATCCACACCGCCGACATCGGCCTGCCCGGCGCCGGCGCCGACGTGGCGCGCGACGTGGAGCGCCTGGCCCGGGAAATCGCGGCCGCGCGGCTGAACGTGGCCGCCAACT
Proteins encoded:
- a CDS encoding glutamine amidotransferase, whose amino-acid sequence is MRFAVALPWWGYALIAGMAVAVAVYTYAGAWLPPRRRAVLTVLRALALLLLSAAVLRPVRVLPPAAARDRLVPILVDVSRSMRVADGQGPARMERARRVAAQLTQALQASVRTELWAFGDGAARAALGDLQASAGRSDLAGALKTVAEHYRGRPLGGVIVVSDGGDTASADAASLPAVPVFTVGVGEPHVTRDREVIAMSAGEPRLADSTVDVHVSAVSSGFGTQPLELTLSANGRPIEVRRLSSADGAPVTAVFTVSPDPKVPTVYRVDVPVAPGETASENNTRSVLVEPPGRPRRLLLVEGAPGYEHTFLKRALAHDTSLDVDSVIRKGQTDDGAPTFFVQAAASRAGALAAGYPRTRADLFAYDAVVFGNVDAAFFSKEQLEATADFVAVRGGGLLVLGGRSFDREGLAGTPIDEVLPVDMSDRRATVARASTGEPGGAGVRLTPDGADHPATRLGASADEAARRWAALPPLAAVSAVGGPRPGALVLVTSGTATDARPLVTVQRYGQGRAMVFAGEASWHWRMMLPASDATYDTIWRQMTRWLARGSLDRVSVVALGNPSPGTAETAPVLVRDEAFQPVDDAEVQVVVTTPGGDETRLTATLADAADGRYEVPVRFEDAGVYRVSADARRGTDRLGTAERTVLAGGADPEMADPRLNEAVLQRLSARTGGEYVRPDGVDAIPPKLAVARVVDGPPELRDLWHGAWSLLAVIGILAAEWTLRRRMGLV
- a CDS encoding rhomboid family intramembrane serine protease; amino-acid sequence: MIPLRDVIPSRTTPVVTTAIVVVNVLVYLRETTLPPRELEAFVQAFGLVPAEFAWGAVFSSMFVHAGFMHMAGNMLYLWIFGDNVEDRMGHGRFVAFYLLTGLSAALAQTVAAPHSAVPMVGASGAIAGVMGAYFVLYPRSRVLTLVPFPLAIVEIPAVFLLGLWFLMQFVSGVATLSPVQSGELAGGVAFWAHAAGFGAGAILVFVFRRRERQRVEWWSGPADGRS
- a CDS encoding SpoIIE family protein phosphatase, producing MGDPRLEVNDGLGKRVIPIDKPTTTIGRRTESDVRLVGSDVSREHAEIVRDDAGFLLRDRGSRYGTYANGAPVTEHRLTHGDRVQFGRTGGAEVVFLTDAAASASATSSAGTAVGDIRQMATLLEGLRALGSGRVLDEVLALVLDAAIGVTGAERGFIMLAGDDGTLDLKLARARGRVTLPGNRFETSRKIPEEVYATGELKVVADLLEGDVEAHQGTIQLGIRHVLCTPLRNVRYLDRPDLPAETRAIGVLYLDSREKGQLLSTATRSALDTLANEAGVAIENARLYRETLEKARIEHELRIAAEIQRSLLPQGRREGPHFQAMGASLPSRSIGGDFFDYVEMDGGAVGIVLGDVAGKGPAAALLTAKIQGLFSAQAGGNTPASAMRLVNQGLLKRQVDARYATVFYATLSEDGGLAFCNAGHNPPLVVGAAGARPLNGSGMPVGLFAGATYTDEQAHLDPGDVLVVYSDGVTEALNPAGEEFGEARLIAEVTRHRAAPLGDLLQQIVTAVQGFAAGASQSDDVTVMVVRYLGSPGSRTGA